A genome region from Brachymonas denitrificans includes the following:
- a CDS encoding single-stranded DNA-binding protein → MIDGLIAGKVYGQPQSRTDSHGKQYALGKVKAAAGNGEVLFVSCIVFGDAARQFLVLGDGDAVALAGSISPKAWTDKDGQARPALDMQVQQVLTAYHGRKKRQQMQDAENQQFD, encoded by the coding sequence ATGATTGATGGATTGATTGCGGGCAAGGTGTACGGCCAGCCACAAAGCAGGACCGACAGCCACGGCAAGCAATACGCGCTGGGCAAGGTCAAGGCAGCAGCCGGTAACGGCGAGGTGCTGTTTGTCTCGTGCATTGTCTTTGGTGACGCTGCACGGCAGTTCCTGGTGCTGGGTGACGGCGACGCCGTGGCGCTGGCTGGCAGCATCAGCCCGAAGGCATGGACGGACAAGGATGGGCAGGCGCGGCCAGCGCTGGATATGCAGGTGCAGCAGGTGCTGACGGCCTACCATGGCAGGAAGAAGCGCCAGCAGATGCAGGACGCAGAAAACCAGCAATTTGACTGA